From Dasypus novemcinctus isolate mDasNov1 chromosome 8, mDasNov1.1.hap2, whole genome shotgun sequence, the proteins below share one genomic window:
- the ENG gene encoding endoglin, with the protein MVRDTHPLALGLLLALCSLNPTSLAETVDCDLQPVDPERGEVTYTTSQVSEGCVAQPPNTTLEVRVLFLEFSRDLSELELTLQASERSGLRPQELLLVLSTNKNIFLRLQAPGVPLHLAYNPSLVFFQEAPGVNITQLPSLTTKSQLLDWAAAKGPIASAAELADPRSILLRLGQDEETEARGLAQGHSAAPRPPPICLPEAHLDMGRTLEWQPRAPASVRGCRLDGVAGHKEAHILRVLPGADTRPRTVTVKVELSCTWGDPDAVLILQGPPHVSWLIDANHNMQIWTTGEYSFKIFPEKNIRGFVLPDTPQGLLGEAQRLNASVVASFVELPLVSVVSLRAPSCGSGPQTSPAPVQTTPPKDRCSPVLLLSLIQPTCANDVMTVVVKKEIVSALQCTITGLTFWDPSCQAEDSNGQFVLRSTYSKCGTEVTENVISNEVVINFLSSASPQRKKVHCIDMERLSFQLGLYLSSHFLQATDTIEPEQQGFVQVSMTPSIPEFTLQLDSCHLDLGSEDTVELIQGQEAKGSCVSLLSPSPDGDPRFSFLLHSYMVPRPTTGTLSCTIALHSRTRSLKMDRTVSMPLNIVSPDLSGKVLVLPAVLGITFGAFLIGALLTAALWYIYSHTRPPSKREPVVAVAAPASSESSSTNHSIGSTQSTPCSTSSMA; encoded by the exons GTCTTGCAGAAACGGTCGATTGTGACCTACAGCCTGTGGACCCCGAGCGGGGTGAGGTGACATACACCACGAGCCAGGTCTCCGAGGGCTGCGTGGCCCAGCCGCCCAACACCACTCTTGAAGTCCGCGTCCTCTTTCTGGAATTCTCGAGG GACTTGTCAGAGCTGGAGCTGACCCTTCAGGCGTCCGAACGAAGTGGCCTCCGGCCCCAAGAGCTGCTCCTGGTCCTCAGCACAAACAAGAACATCTTCCTGCGACTGCAGGCCCCGGGGGTCCCGCTCCATCTGGCCTAC AACCCCAGCCTGGTCTTCTTCCAAGAGGCCCCAGGAGTCAACATCACACAGCTGCCGTCCTTGACCACCAAGAGCCAGCTGCTCGACTGGGCAGCCGCGAAGGGCCCGATCGCCTCTGCCGCCGAGCTGGCCGATCCCCGCAGCATCCTTCTCCGCCTGGGCCAAG atgaggaaacagaagcccggggacttgcccagggtcactcAGCAG CCCCGAGGCCCCCGCCCATCTGCCTGCCCGAAGCCCACCTGGACATGGGCCGCACCCTGGAATGGCAGCCGCGAGCCCCGGCCTCGGTCCGGGGCTGCCGCTTGGACGGCGTGGCCGGCCACAAGGAGGCGCACATCCTGAGAGTCCTGCCCGGTGCCGACACCCG GCCCAGGACAGTGACCGTGAAGGTGGAGCTGAGCTGCACGTGGGGGGACCCGGACGCCGTCCTCATCCTGCAGGGCCCACCCCACGTGTCCTGGCTCATCGACGCCAATCACAATATGCAGATTTGG ACCACTGGTGAATACTCCTTCAAGATCTTTCCCGAGAAGAACATCCGTGGCTTTGTGCTCCCAGATACGCCCCAAGGCCTGCTGGGAGAGGCCCAGAGGCTCAATGCCAGCGTCGTGGCATCCTTTGTGGAGCTCCCTCTGGTCAGCGTCGTCTCACTGCGGGCCCCCAGCTGTG GCAGTGGGCCGCAGACCTCACCCGCACCGGTCCAGACCACCCCTCCCAAGGACAGGTGCAGCCCGGTGCTGCTCCTGTCTCTGATCCAGCCCACGTGCGCCAATGACGTCATGACTGTGGTGGTCAAGAAAGAGATCGTCTCG GCTCTGCAGTGCACCATCACAGGACTGACCTTCTGGGACCCCAGCTGCCAGGCTGAGGACAGCAATGGCCAATTTGTTCTGCGTAGCACCTACTCCAAGTGTGGCACAGAAGTGACGGAAAATGTGATCAGCAACGAG GTGGTCATCAACTTCCTGTCAAGTGCATCACCGCAGCGG AAAAAAGTGCACTGCATCGACATGGAAAGACTCTCCTTCCAGCTGGGCCTCTACCTCAGCTCGCACTTCCTCCAGGCCACCGACACCATCGAGCCGGAGCAGCAGGGCTTCGTGCAG GTGAGCATGACCCCATCGATCCCCGAATTCACGCTCCAGCTAGACAGCTGCCACCTGGATTTAGGGTCTGAGGACACCGTGGAACTCATCCAGGGCCAGGAAGCCAAGGGCAGCTGTGTGAGCTTGCTGTCCCCAAGCCCTGATGGTGACCCGCGCTTCAGTTTCCTTCTCCACAGCTACATGGTGCCCAGGCCCACAACTGGCACCCTCAGCTGCACCATAGCTCTGCATTCCAGGACCCGGTCCCTG AAAATGGACAGGACGGTCTCCATGCCCCTGAACATCGTCAGCCCTGACCTATCTG GCAAAGTCCTCGTCCTGCCCGCCGTGCTGGGCATCACCTTCGGCGCCTTCCTCATCGGGGCCCTGCTCACCGCCGCGCTTTGGTACATTTACTCCCACACAC GTCCCCCCAGCAAGCGGGAGCCCGTGGTGGCAGTGGCTGCCCCGGCCTCCTCAGAGAGCAGTAGCACCAACCACAGCATCGGGAGCACCCAGAGCACCCCCTGCTCCACCAGCAGCATGGCGTAG
- the FPGS gene encoding folylpolyglutamate synthase, mitochondrial isoform X6, whose product MVLYLARSGLQVEDLDRLNIIHVTGTKGKGSTCAFTERILRSYGLKTGFFSSPHLVQVRERIRINGQPISPELFTKHFWCLYHRLKETKDGSCASMPAYFRFLTLMAFHVFLQEKVDLAVVEVGIGGAYDCTNIIRKPVVCGVTSLGIDHTSLLGDTVEKIAWQKGGIFKHGVPAFTVPQPDSPLAVLRERAQQISCPLYLCPPLEALEEGGPPLTLGLKGDHQRSNAALALQLARCWLQWQDHQGIGELTASRLSLPRQLPLAPVFQPTSHMRFGLRDTEWLGRNQVLRRGPLTWYLDGAHTASSVQACVRWFRQALRGRERPSHGREVRVLLFNATGDRDPAALLKLLQPCQFDYAVFCPNMTEVSSTDNADQQNFTVTLDQVLLRCLTHQQHWSRLAEEQACPAPWTPPSPEPEGPASLLLAPHRAHTHSTGSLVFSCISHALQWISQGRDPVFQPPGPPQDFLAHPVIGSGARVLREAAATHVLVTGSLHLVGGVLKLLEPSLSQ is encoded by the exons CTCTCCCCACCTGGTGCAGGTGCGTGAGCGGATCCGCATCAATGGGCAGCCCATCAGCCCTGAGCTCTTCACCAAGCACTTCTGGTGCCTCTACCACCGACTGAAGGAGACCAAG GATGGCAGCTGTGCCTCCATGCCTGCCTATTTCCGCTTCCTCACGCTCATGGCCTTCCACGTCTTTCTCCAGGAGAAG GTGGACCTGGCGGTGGTGGAAGTGGGCATCGGCGGGGCTTATGACTGCACCAACATCATCAG GAAGCCTGTGGTGTGTGGGGTCACCTCTCTTGGCATCGACCACACCAGCCTTCTGGGGGACACGGTGGAGAAGATTGCATGGCAGAAAGGGGGCATCTTTAAG CACGGCGTCCCTGCCTTTACCGTGCCCCAGCCCGACAGCCCCCTGGCAGTGCTGAGGGAACGCGCCCAGCAAATCTCA TGTCCCCTCTACCTGTGCCCACCGCTGGAAGCCCTGGAGGAAGGGGGGCCGCCGCTGACTCTGGGCCTCAAGGGAGACCACCAGCGGTCCAACGCTGCCTTGGCCTTGCAGCTGGCCCGCTGCTGGCTGCAGTGGCAGGACCACCAGG gCATCGGAGAGCTGACGGCTTCCAGGCTTAGCCTCCCACGGCAGCTGCCCCTGGCGCCCGTGTTCCAGCCCACGTCCCACATGCGTTTCG GGCTTCGGGACACCGAGTGGCTGGGCCGGAATCAGGTGCTGCGGCGCGGGCCCCTCACCTGGTACCTGGACGGGGCGCACACCGCCAGCAGCGTGCAGGCCTGCGTGCGCTGGTTCCGCCAGGCGCTGCGGGGCCGCGAGCGGCCGAGCCA CGGGCGGGAGGTGCGTGTCCTGCTCTTCAACGCCACGGGGGACCGGGACCCCGCTGCCCTGCTGAAGCTGCTGCAG CCCTGCCAGTTTGACTATGCCGTCTTCTGCCCCAACATGACAGAGGTGTCATCCACGGACAATGCAG ACCAGCAGAACTTCACGGTGACACTGGACCAGGTGCTGCTCCGCTGTCTCACACACCAGCAGCACTGGAGCCGCCTGGCCGAGGAGCAGGCCTGCCCGGCCCCCTGGACGCCCCCCAGCCCGGAGCCCGAAGGGCCTGCATCCCTGCTGCTGGCGCCCCACCGGGCCCACACTCACAGCACCGGCTCCCTCGTCTTCAGCTGCATCTCCCACGCCTTACAGTGGATCAGCCAAGGCCGGGACCCTGTCTTTCAGCCACCCGGACCCCCACAGGACTTCCTTGCCCACCCCGTGATAGGCAGCGGGGCCAGGGTACTCCGTGAGGCTGCTGCCACCCACGTGCTGGTCACGGGCAGCCTGCATCTGGTGGGCGGCGTCCTGAAGCTGCTGGAGCCCTCCCTGTCCCAGTAG